In the Vitis vinifera cultivar Pinot Noir 40024 chromosome 2, ASM3070453v1 genome, one interval contains:
- the LOC100256411 gene encoding UDP-galactose/UDP-glucose transporter 4 isoform X1 — MKGEEQARSLFGISLSDRPKWQQFLICSSGFFFGYLINGICEEYVYNRLKFSYGWYFTFIQGFVYLALIYLQGFTTKQMSNPWKTYVKLSAVLMGSHGLTKGSLAFLNYPAQLMFKSTKVLPVMIMGAFIPGLRRKYPFHEYVSAVLLVVGLILFTLADAQTSPNFSSIGVLMISGALVMDSFLGNLQEAIFTMNPETTQMEMLFCSTVVGFPFLLVPMILTGELFKAWNSCLQHPYVYGVLVFEAMATFVGQVSVLSLIAMFGAATTAMITTARKAVTLLLSYMIFTKPLTEQHGTGLLLIAMGIILKMLPDTQAPKRPTSSTAKPSSKGERALVEKMRDEGEEKQPLV; from the exons ATGAAGGGGGAGGAGCAAGCGAGGTCTCTGTTTGGGATTTCTCTCTCGGATCGACCCAAATGGCAGCAATTTCTCATTTGCTCTTCTGGGTTCTTCTTTGGCTATCTTATTAATGGCATTTGCGAG GAATATGTGTATAATCGCCTCAAATTCAG CTATGGTTGGTATTTCACATTTATACAAGGATTTGTGTATCTGGCACTCATATACCTTCAAGGCTTCACCACCAAACAAATGTCTAACCCCTGGAAAACCTATGTGAAGCTCTCTGCTGTTCTTATGGGATCTCATGGATTGACCAAGGGATCCTTGGCTTTCCTGAATTACCCAGCACAGCTGATGTTTAAATCCACAAAG GTACTACCAGTCATGATTATGGGTGCCTTCATTCCTGGCTTGAGAAGGAAATATCCATTTCATGAGTACGTCTCAGCAGTACTCCTAGTAGTGGGACTGATCCTTTTCACCTTAGCAGATGCGCAAACATCTCCTAATTTCAGTTCAATTGGTGTTTTAATGATATCGGGCGCTCTAGTCATGGATTCCTTCCTGGGTAATTTGCAAGAGGCTATCTTTACCATGAATCCAGAAACCACACAG ATGGAGATGTTGTTCTGCTCAACAGTGGTGGGGTTTCCCTTCTTACTTGTACCCATGATTCTAACAGGAGAGCTGTTCAAGGCATGGAATTCTTGTTTACAG CATCCATATGTGTATGGGGTGTTGGTGTTTGAAGCGATGGCAACCTTTGTTGGTCAAGTGTCGGTTTTATCCCTAATCGCCATGTTTGGTGCTGCAACAACTGCTATG ATAACTACTGCAAGGAAGGCTGTCACATTGTTGCTGTCATACATGATATTCACAAAACCATTAACGGAACAGCATGGGACAGGGCTGCTGCTCATAGCCATGGGAATCATACTGAAAATGTTGCCTGATACCCAAGCCCCGAAAAGGCCGACCTCAAGCACTGCAAAGCCTTCTTCCAAAGGAGAGAGGGCCCTTGTAGAGAAGATGAGAGATGAAGGTGAAGAGAAACAGCCCTTGGTCTGA
- the LOC100256411 gene encoding UDP-galactose/UDP-glucose transporter 4 isoform X2, with product MAFASYGWYFTFIQGFVYLALIYLQGFTTKQMSNPWKTYVKLSAVLMGSHGLTKGSLAFLNYPAQLMFKSTKVLPVMIMGAFIPGLRRKYPFHEYVSAVLLVVGLILFTLADAQTSPNFSSIGVLMISGALVMDSFLGNLQEAIFTMNPETTQMEMLFCSTVVGFPFLLVPMILTGELFKAWNSCLQHPYVYGVLVFEAMATFVGQVSVLSLIAMFGAATTAMITTARKAVTLLLSYMIFTKPLTEQHGTGLLLIAMGIILKMLPDTQAPKRPTSSTAKPSSKGERALVEKMRDEGEEKQPLV from the exons ATGGCATTTGCGAG CTATGGTTGGTATTTCACATTTATACAAGGATTTGTGTATCTGGCACTCATATACCTTCAAGGCTTCACCACCAAACAAATGTCTAACCCCTGGAAAACCTATGTGAAGCTCTCTGCTGTTCTTATGGGATCTCATGGATTGACCAAGGGATCCTTGGCTTTCCTGAATTACCCAGCACAGCTGATGTTTAAATCCACAAAG GTACTACCAGTCATGATTATGGGTGCCTTCATTCCTGGCTTGAGAAGGAAATATCCATTTCATGAGTACGTCTCAGCAGTACTCCTAGTAGTGGGACTGATCCTTTTCACCTTAGCAGATGCGCAAACATCTCCTAATTTCAGTTCAATTGGTGTTTTAATGATATCGGGCGCTCTAGTCATGGATTCCTTCCTGGGTAATTTGCAAGAGGCTATCTTTACCATGAATCCAGAAACCACACAG ATGGAGATGTTGTTCTGCTCAACAGTGGTGGGGTTTCCCTTCTTACTTGTACCCATGATTCTAACAGGAGAGCTGTTCAAGGCATGGAATTCTTGTTTACAG CATCCATATGTGTATGGGGTGTTGGTGTTTGAAGCGATGGCAACCTTTGTTGGTCAAGTGTCGGTTTTATCCCTAATCGCCATGTTTGGTGCTGCAACAACTGCTATG ATAACTACTGCAAGGAAGGCTGTCACATTGTTGCTGTCATACATGATATTCACAAAACCATTAACGGAACAGCATGGGACAGGGCTGCTGCTCATAGCCATGGGAATCATACTGAAAATGTTGCCTGATACCCAAGCCCCGAAAAGGCCGACCTCAAGCACTGCAAAGCCTTCTTCCAAAGGAGAGAGGGCCCTTGTAGAGAAGATGAGAGATGAAGGTGAAGAGAAACAGCCCTTGGTCTGA